AAGCCTTACTTGGAGAACATGGATTACATACAATTTGCCAAGAAGCAAAGTGTCCAAATATTTCAGAGTGTTATGCAAAGAAAAATGCAACATTTATGATTTTAGGTGACTTATGTACTAGAAGATGCCAATACTGTAATGTAAAAACAGGAAACCCTAATGGTTACGTAAATCAAGAAGAAGTAGAAAAGATTACACTATCTGTTCAGAAACTAGGATTAAAATTTGTAGTTATTACTAGTCCTGCTAGAGATGATTTAAAAGATGGTGGAGCAAATCACTTTTATGAAGTTACACAAAGTATATTAAAAAATACAGAAGATACTCAAGTTGAAATACTTATCCCTGATTTTCAAGCAAAAGATGAATCTTTACAAAAAGTTGTTGACTCAGGTGCTGTGATTATTGGGCATAATATTGAAACAGTTCCATCAATGTATAAAATTAGAAAAGGTTCAACATATCAAAGATCACTTGATGTTCTTAGAAGATTAAAAGAGCTTGGTGGAAATAAAATAAAAACAAAATCTGCATTAATGGTTGGTCTGGGAGAAACAGAAGAAGAGATGGTTCAAGTATTTAAAGACCTAAGAGAAGTTGGCTGTGAATTTTTAAGTATTGGTCAATATTTAGCACCAAGTGGTGATTATGCAAAAGTAAAAGAGTTTGTTCACCCTGATCAATTCGATAGATATAAAAAACTTGCAAAAGAGTTAGGGTTCTCTTTTGTACACTCTACACCATATGCTAGAAGTTCTTATTTAGCGCATGAATATTTATCAAACAACAAAGGAACAGTTCTTTAGAAGTCCCTTTTTAAGCATAGTATCTATTTAGATATTATGCTTATTTACTATTAAAAATATCTCTTGACCTATTTTATGTAGTGTCTCTAAATCAAGTCTTACAGAAAGTCCAGATACACCAATTGTTGCAATTAGTTTATTTTTCTTATTAAAATATGGTACTGCAACAGACCGCAATCCAAACTCATGTTCTTCATTTCCTATTGCATAACCTCTTTCTTGAATTAGTTCTAACTCTTTTTGAAGTTTTGTTGTAGAAGTTATTGTATTACTTGTATGTTTTTTTAACTTCAAATTTTTTATTTCTATATCTGAAAAGGCTAATAAAATCTTACCAAAACCATTTGTATGAAGTGGAGTTTTTAATCCAACAGAGTTTCTAGTTTTTAAAACCCTATTTGAGTTATCTACTTGATTTAAATATAAAACAGCACCCTCTTCTAATACACCCACGTATGCACACTCATTTGAAACCTCGTGAATCTCTTCTAAGATTGCTTTTGTTTTCTCTACAATTCTATCTCTATCTTCATCTTCTAAAATATTTTGCATGAAGTCACTTAAAATTATCTCTTTAGTATTATCTTTATACTCTATAAACTCTTCATCTATTAGTGTTGTAATAAGTCTTGACATTGTACTTTTATCAATAACAAGTTTTTGACATAATGTATTTGCAGTTAAAGGTTTAGTGGCAATCATAATCTCTTTTAAAATTCTAAGTCCTCTTGACAAAGATTTATTTCGATTGTTTTGTACCAACTCTACTCCTAGTCATTTCTATTAAGGCTGTTATATTAGCATTTTTGTATTTAAAAGTAGGAAAATGTCACCAAATATATATTTTCGTTACATTTTAGGTAACAAATTTTGAAAAAAATATTTTACTATCTGTGACAACTTTTTTAAATTTTCTCACTATATGCAACTTTTTTCTGAACATATTCTAATAAGCCTATTTCATGGGCTATTGACAAATTATTATTTTTTGCTTAAAATAAATAACTAGTTTAATTCTTTTGGTTTCACTTATGAAATGTATGGATTAATTTCAGTGTCAGAAGAATAAATAGTCTGAAAAATTATTGAAAATTCTTCAATAAAATAAAAAAGAAGAGGTACTATCATGACTGCATCAGTTGTAGATTTATCAAAACTAACAGCAAATGATGATTTAACTCCTGTGTTAGGTGGACACTGGCCAGGAATTCAAATATATTATCCGCCAATCAAATTCAATCCATTAGATGGAAGCTATGAAACAATGGAGCAAGCAAAGCTTAGATTACAAAAGCATGCTTATAAAACAAAAGCTCACACTGTTTTATTTGACCTTGAAGATGGTTGTAGACAAAAAGCTATGTCAAGAAAACTTTTAATCGAAGAATTACCAAAATTCCCAGAGAGAGATTTCCAAATAGCTATAAGAATTAATCCAT
The nucleotide sequence above comes from Arcobacter sp. F155. Encoded proteins:
- the lipA gene encoding lipoyl synthase, whose amino-acid sequence is MTIAENKLTPRKKVDFKKPEWLRKKLVPHAQKEMEALLGEHGLHTICQEAKCPNISECYAKKNATFMILGDLCTRRCQYCNVKTGNPNGYVNQEEVEKITLSVQKLGLKFVVITSPARDDLKDGGANHFYEVTQSILKNTEDTQVEILIPDFQAKDESLQKVVDSGAVIIGHNIETVPSMYKIRKGSTYQRSLDVLRRLKELGGNKIKTKSALMVGLGETEEEMVQVFKDLREVGCEFLSIGQYLAPSGDYAKVKEFVHPDQFDRYKKLAKELGFSFVHSTPYARSSYLAHEYLSNNKGTVL
- a CDS encoding IclR family transcriptional regulator — translated: MVQNNRNKSLSRGLRILKEIMIATKPLTANTLCQKLVIDKSTMSRLITTLIDEEFIEYKDNTKEIILSDFMQNILEDEDRDRIVEKTKAILEEIHEVSNECAYVGVLEEGAVLYLNQVDNSNRVLKTRNSVGLKTPLHTNGFGKILLAFSDIEIKNLKLKKHTSNTITSTTKLQKELELIQERGYAIGNEEHEFGLRSVAVPYFNKKNKLIATIGVSGLSVRLDLETLHKIGQEIFLIVNKHNI